The Archangium primigenium genomic interval GATGAAGTTCTGGGGCCCCTCCATCCGCCAGCGCACCTCCACGCCCTGGGCGGCCGGGGTGAAGGTGAAGGTGACGTCGTTGGTGGCCGCGAAGGGGCGGATGAACTCCAGCGAGACGCGCACGCGCGTGGGGGCCGTGCTCTCCACGATCGTCATCCGGCCCTCGCCCGCCGCGTCGTTGCCCGACCAGCCATAACGCGCGCCCGTGCCGCTCGCGGGCCCCTCGAAGGTGGTCTTCTGGTTCGGATCGACCTTGTCCCAGGGGGACCACTCGCCCCAGCGGTGGAAGTCATTCACCAGCGCGAACGCGACGTCTGGCGGGGCCTGGATCGTCGTGGCGCGCTCCACCGAGAACGTGGAGGGACGACTGGCGATGAAACCACACAGCGCCACGAGGGCGAGCGCGACTCCCAGGAGGATCTTCTTGAGCATGGACGGCCTTCGCGAGAACGGGAACGTGCGCGCGTCATAGGGGATGGGGCCTCGCGTTCGCAAGGGGGCGGCGGGTGGGCCGGAGACGGTTGTCAGTCCAAGGAGGCGGGCGGCGTCCACCTCGCACGAAAGGGGGCGCTTCATGTCCCAGGACAGATTCCAGACGAGTCGGGAGGTCTACCACCGCATCCGGTGGGATCCCCGGATCGACGCCCATGACTTCGTCATCGGGTACGACACGCACGGCGAGCAGTTGGAGGAGGTGGGCTTCACGTCCTTCGTCCCCGAGGGAGACATCCCCTGGCACCGGGTCTGGTACTTCCGGCGGGGGCACGAGCGCATCTGGGACCGGCGCGAGCGGGTGGATCGCACGGCGAGCCTGGGGGCCTCCGACGGAGTGCTCTAGATTTGCTCGCCTGCCCGCTCGCGGGGGGCGATGCTGGGCGCTTCGTCCCCTCACCGAGGAGTCCGATGTGAACGCCCTGCCCCTGCAGCACCATGGTCTCACCGCCAGCCGGCTCGTCCTGGGCTGCATGCACCTGGGGGGAACGTGGGACCGCTCCGCGCCCACGGCGGAGCACGTCCAGCGCGCGCACGAGGTGGTGGATGCGGCGCTCGCCCAGGGCATCAACCTGTTCGACCACGCGGACATCTACACCCTGGGCAAGTCCGAGCAGGTGTTCGGCCAGGTGCTCAAGGCGCGTCCGGGGCTGCGCGAGCGCATCCTGTTGCAGTCCAAGTGTGGCATCCGCTTTCCGGACGAGTCGGCGCCCGGCCGGTACGACTTCTCGCGCGAGCACATCGTGTCCAGCGTGGAAGGCATCCTCTCGCGGCTGGGGGTGGAGTCCCTGGACATCCTGCTGCTGCACCGGCCGGACCCCTTGATGGAGCCGGACGAGGTCGCCGAGGCGTTCCGCGGACTGAAGGCGTCCGGCAAGGTGCGGCACTTCGGCGTCTCCAACATGAGCGCGGGGCAGATCAAGCTGCTGCGCGCGGCGTGGGACGAGCCGCTGGTGGCCAACCAACTCGAGATGAGCCTGGAGAAGCTGGGGTGGGTGGAGAGCGGCGTGCTCGTGAACCAGCCGCCCGGCGCCCACGTGGGCTTTCCCGAGGGCACGCTCGAATACTGCCGGCTGGAGCGCATCCAGCTTCAAGCCTGGGGACCGCTCGCCCAGGGGCTCTACAGTGGCCGCTCCCTGGAGGGGCAGCCCGAGTCGGTGCGGGAGACCGCGGCGCTCGTGGGTCGGCTCGCCGAGGCGAAGCAGACGACCCGCGAGGCCATCGTCCTCGCCTGGCTGCTCAAGCACCCCGCCGGCATCCAGCCCGTCATCGGCACCTCCAACGCGGGCCGCCTCGCCGCGTGCGCGGATGCCTCGCGCCTCTCGCTGACGCGCGAGGAATGGTACGCCCTGTACGTCAGCTCGCGTGGCGCGCGGATGCCCTGAGTTATGGTGGTGTCCCTCATGACGGACACCTCCCTCGATCCCTCCTCGCTGCCCCTGCGGACCGCCGAGCCCGGCGCCAGCGTGCGGCAGTTCACCGAGACGTTCACGACCGCGCTCGCCCCGGAGGCGCTCTGGGCGGAGTTCACGCGGGCCCTGAAGGACTCGCGTGGCGCGGTGCTCTGGGCCCACGACATCTCCCAGGTGCGTGTGCTCCAGGAGCCCGTCGGGCAGGACTCGGTGCTCGTGGAGACCGTCCAGGCCACCGGCACCGCGCTGCACTACCGCCTGGTGCGCTTCGAGCCCCCGCGCCTGGTGCAGTACGCCGCGCTCCAGGGCCACGCGCTGGCGGGCGGGGCCACCATCACCGTGGCGTCGGAGGAAGGCCGGACCGTGCTGCGCTGGCAGGGCGAGTACCGCGCCTCCGAGGCCGCCCTCGCCGTGTTGGACCGCTTCCGCGCCGCGTTCTTCTCGCGCTTCGCCGACGCGCTGCGGCGGTTGGACGCCACGTCATGACGGACCTGCTCATCCGCGGCTGCCATGCGCTCGTGCCGGAGGGCTCCGGCGCGCTCGGGATCGCCCGGGACCAGGACATCCGGGTGCGTGACTCCCGGATCGTCTCCCTCCAGCCCACCGGGACGCCCCCCGAGCCCCAGGACACGGTCCTCGACGGGCAGCGGATGCTGGCGATTCCGGGGCTGGTCAACGCGCATGCGCACGTGGCGTCGGTGCTCTTCCGCGGACTGGCGGAGGACGTGTCGCTCGAGCGGTGGTTCAACGACTTCGTCTGGGCGCTGGAGGGCAACCTCACCGAGGAGGATGTCTACTGGGGCGCGCAGCTGGGCCTGCTCGAGATGATCGAGTCCGGGGTCACCACCGTGGCGGACCACTCCTTCTTCATGGACGGGGTGGCGCGCGCCGTGGAGGAAGCGGGCACCCGGGCCCAGCTCGGCTGGACGTCCTTCTCCAGCCGGGGCCCCGCGGCGCTCGCGGAGACGGCCGCCTTCGCGCAGCGGTGGAAGGACGGGGCGGGGGGACGCGTCTCCACGCGGCTGGCGCCCTATTCGCCCTACACGTGCGATGACGGGACGCTGCGCGCCGTGGTCGAGCACGCCACGCGGGTGGGGGTGGGCATCCACATCCACGCCGCCGAGGAGATGAACCAGACGCTCGCCAGCGCGAACCGGCGGGGCCGCACGCCCGTGCAGGTCCTCCAGGACACGGGGGTGCTCGGCGTGCCCACGCTCATCGCGCATGCCGGCGGGCTGATGCCGCAGGACCTCGATCTGCTCGCCCGTCACCGCGCGCACGTGGGCATCGCCCATGCGCCCAAGACGTCGCTCAAGCTGGGCCTGGGGCTCGCGCCCGTGCGGGCCCTGCGCAAGGCGCGCATTCCCGTGGGCCTGGGCACCGCCAGCGCCGCCAGCAACTACTCCTTCGATCTGCTGGAGGGCCTGCGGCTGCTCGCGCTCTCGCAGAAGCACGACGCGCTGGACCCCGAGGTGCTGCCCATGACCGAGGCGCTCGACGTGGCCACGCGGGGGGGCGCGGCCGCGCTGGGGCTCGGCACCGAGGTGGGCACCCTCGCGCCCGGCTACCAGGCGGACATCGTCTTGTTGGATCTCCGGGGAACCCACTGGCACCCCCCGCACAACCTGCTGGCGGGACTGGTGTACGGCGCGCGCGCCAGTGACGTGCACACCGTGCTGGTCGGCGGGCGGGTCCTCCTGCGTGACCGGGCGCCGCTCACGATCGACAAGGAGCGGGTGCTCGAGGAGGTGTCGCGCCGCATGGAGCGTCTGGCCCGGCGCGAGCCCGGGGCCCGCATCCAGCGCTACGCGCCCTGAGTCCCCGTGAAACCGGACGCGCGGCGTGCGTGCCGTGTCGCCCCTTGCTTGCCTCGAAGGGGCCATGCTACGCCGCCAGGCGGCTTCTAATCGCGATTGAGAATCATTCTCAAGTCGCCCAGGAAAAGCATGTCCCCTTACCGTCGAAGCAAGCGCGCGCCGAAGCTGGCCGCGGGTGGAACGTTCCTCGCGCTGGCCACCGTGGCCGCCGCCCAGGAGCAGGGCACGAGCATCGTCACGTTGGACACCGTCCAGGTGGAGGCCGAGCGCGACAGCGCCCAGGGGCCCGTGGAGGGGTACACCGCGCGCCGCAGCGCGAGCGGGACGAAGACGGACGCCTCGCTCCTGGAGACCCCGCAGGCGGTCTCCGTGGTGGGCCGCGCGCAGATGGACGCCCAGCAGGCGCAGACCCTCGTCGAGGCCACGCGCTACACGCCCGGCGTGCGCTCGGAGACGTTCGGCGCGGACTCGCGCAATGACTGGTTCCTGGTGCGAGGCTTCACCTCGCAGGACGCGGGCTACTACCTGGACGGGCTGCAGCTGTACTCGAGCGCCTTCGCCACGTGGCGCATCGAGCCCTTCGGCATGGAGCGGGTGGAGGCGGTGCGCGGGCCCTCGTCCGTGCTCTTCGGCGGCACCAACCCGGGCGGTCTGCTCAACCTGGTGAGCAAGAAGCCGTCCGCGGAGGCGGTGCGGCACGTGGAAGTGGGCGTCAACGAATTCGCCAACGGCTATGGCGCCGTCGACTTCGGCGGGCCCGTGGACAAGGACGGCCACTGGTTCTACCGCATCTCGGCGCTGGCCCGGGGCGGCGGTACCCAGGTGAAGGAGATCGACAACAACCGGCTCTTCATCGCGCCGAGCGTGACGTGGGCGCCCACCCAGCGCACCTCGCTCACCCTGCACGGCAGCTACCTGCTCGACCGCACGCGGGGCCAGAACTTCCTGCCCTACGAGGGCACCGTCACCCAGGCCCCCTACGGCCGCATCGCCACGGACCTGTACACGAGCGACACCAGCCTGGATCGCTTCAAGCGCGATCAGGCGCTGGTGGGCTACGAGTTCGAGCACCGCTTCGCCGACACCTGGACCGTGCGGCAGAACCTGCGCTTTGGCCGGCTGGGCATCGACTTCCAGACGCTCTACGGCGTGGGCTACGACGGCCCGCCAGAGAACGCCCGGCTCGCGCGCGGCAACTTCGTGACGACGCCCACGGCCAACCTCTTCACCGTGGACACCCAGGGCGAGGCGCGCTTCACCACGGGCCCGGTGCGGCACACGGCCCTGGTCGGCATCGACACCAAGCACTACCGCCTCGCGGACGAGCAGGGCTACGAGGCCGCCGAGTCGGTGAGCCTCGTCAACCCCGTGCGGGGCAGCTTCACGCCCACCGCCTCGCGCTACACGCTGGCCACGTCGCGCCAGAACCAGCTCGGCGTCTACCTCCAGGATCAGCTCCAGTTCGCCGAGCGGCTGCACCTGGTGCTCAGCGGCCGTCATGACTGGGTGGGCCTGCACCTGGACAACACGCTGCTGCCCACGGCGAACTACGACGGGGTCCAGTCGGCGTTCAGCGGCCGCGCGGGCCTGCTCTACGCGTTCGACTTCGGCCTCTCGCCGTACGTGAGCTACTCGCGCTCCTTCAACCCCGTGGCGGGCACCACCCCGGCGGGCAACCTCTTCGAGCCCGAGCGCGGCGAGCAGTTCGAGGCGGGCGTGAAGTACCAGCCCGTGGGCACCCGGCTGACGCTCGGCCTGTCCGCCTTCGAGCTGCGGCGGCAG includes:
- a CDS encoding SRPBCC family protein — its product is MLKKILLGVALALVALCGFIASRPSTFSVERATTIQAPPDVAFALVNDFHRWGEWSPWDKVDPNQKTTFEGPASGTGARYGWSGNDAAGEGRMTIVESTAPTRVRVSLEFIRPFAATNDVTFTFTPAAQGVEVRWRMEGPQNFISKAMCLVMDMDALLGKDFDNGLAALRQAAEDDAQKRALPAPPPAEVVAEPTP
- a CDS encoding DUF504 domain-containing protein, whose protein sequence is MSQDRFQTSREVYHRIRWDPRIDAHDFVIGYDTHGEQLEEVGFTSFVPEGDIPWHRVWYFRRGHERIWDRRERVDRTASLGASDGVL
- a CDS encoding aldo/keto reductase translates to MNALPLQHHGLTASRLVLGCMHLGGTWDRSAPTAEHVQRAHEVVDAALAQGINLFDHADIYTLGKSEQVFGQVLKARPGLRERILLQSKCGIRFPDESAPGRYDFSREHIVSSVEGILSRLGVESLDILLLHRPDPLMEPDEVAEAFRGLKASGKVRHFGVSNMSAGQIKLLRAAWDEPLVANQLEMSLEKLGWVESGVLVNQPPGAHVGFPEGTLEYCRLERIQLQAWGPLAQGLYSGRSLEGQPESVRETAALVGRLAEAKQTTREAIVLAWLLKHPAGIQPVIGTSNAGRLAACADASRLSLTREEWYALYVSSRGARMP
- a CDS encoding SRPBCC family protein, whose protein sequence is MTDTSLDPSSLPLRTAEPGASVRQFTETFTTALAPEALWAEFTRALKDSRGAVLWAHDISQVRVLQEPVGQDSVLVETVQATGTALHYRLVRFEPPRLVQYAALQGHALAGGATITVASEEGRTVLRWQGEYRASEAALAVLDRFRAAFFSRFADALRRLDATS
- a CDS encoding amidohydrolase, which codes for MTDLLIRGCHALVPEGSGALGIARDQDIRVRDSRIVSLQPTGTPPEPQDTVLDGQRMLAIPGLVNAHAHVASVLFRGLAEDVSLERWFNDFVWALEGNLTEEDVYWGAQLGLLEMIESGVTTVADHSFFMDGVARAVEEAGTRAQLGWTSFSSRGPAALAETAAFAQRWKDGAGGRVSTRLAPYSPYTCDDGTLRAVVEHATRVGVGIHIHAAEEMNQTLASANRRGRTPVQVLQDTGVLGVPTLIAHAGGLMPQDLDLLARHRAHVGIAHAPKTSLKLGLGLAPVRALRKARIPVGLGTASAASNYSFDLLEGLRLLALSQKHDALDPEVLPMTEALDVATRGGAAALGLGTEVGTLAPGYQADIVLLDLRGTHWHPPHNLLAGLVYGARASDVHTVLVGGRVLLRDRAPLTIDKERVLEEVSRRMERLARREPGARIQRYAP
- a CDS encoding TonB-dependent siderophore receptor → MSPYRRSKRAPKLAAGGTFLALATVAAAQEQGTSIVTLDTVQVEAERDSAQGPVEGYTARRSASGTKTDASLLETPQAVSVVGRAQMDAQQAQTLVEATRYTPGVRSETFGADSRNDWFLVRGFTSQDAGYYLDGLQLYSSAFATWRIEPFGMERVEAVRGPSSVLFGGTNPGGLLNLVSKKPSAEAVRHVEVGVNEFANGYGAVDFGGPVDKDGHWFYRISALARGGGTQVKEIDNNRLFIAPSVTWAPTQRTSLTLHGSYLLDRTRGQNFLPYEGTVTQAPYGRIATDLYTSDTSLDRFKRDQALVGYEFEHRFADTWTVRQNLRFGRLGIDFQTLYGVGYDGPPENARLARGNFVTTPTANLFTVDTQGEARFTTGPVRHTALVGIDTKHYRLADEQGYEAAESVSLVNPVRGSFTPTASRYTLATSRQNQLGVYLQDQLQFAERLHLVLSGRHDWVGLHLDNTLLPTANYDGVQSAFSGRAGLLYAFDFGLSPYVSYSRSFNPVAGTTPAGNLFEPERGEQFEAGVKYQPVGTRLTLGLSAFELRRQNFLTTDGLFNTLQLGEVRSRGLELEANASLARGLSLVGSASFYRLSITNGAEFEQGKVPVATPSLMASLWLDYTLPDGSLKGLGVGAGVRHVGASFADRLNEKEVPGFTLVDAGVHYERANWRAAVNASNVLDSTYVSSCSSTSACFYGDRRRAMLNVGYSF